A DNA window from Maribellus comscasis contains the following coding sequences:
- the nusG gene encoding transcription termination/antitermination protein NusG — protein sequence MSENSKKWYVLRAIGGKEKKVKEYIENEIANGDLKGFVDQVLIPTEKVYQIRNGKKISKERNFFPGYVLIEAALVGEVAHTLRNFPNVIGFLGDTKGGDPVPMRQNEVNRILGRVDELAETGEELNIPYVVGETVKVIDGPFNGFNGTIEEINEEKKKLQVMVKIFGRKTPLELSFMQVEKE from the coding sequence ATGAGCGAAAATAGTAAAAAATGGTATGTTCTTCGTGCTATAGGCGGTAAAGAGAAGAAGGTAAAAGAATATATCGAAAACGAAATCGCAAATGGAGATCTGAAGGGTTTTGTAGATCAGGTTTTGATACCAACGGAAAAGGTTTATCAAATCCGGAATGGTAAAAAGATCAGTAAGGAAAGAAACTTTTTCCCTGGATATGTTTTAATCGAAGCTGCGTTAGTGGGTGAAGTTGCACACACACTAAGGAATTTTCCAAATGTTATCGGGTTTCTTGGCGACACCAAAGGTGGAGATCCGGTTCCGATGCGGCAAAATGAGGTGAACCGAATTCTGGGAAGAGTAGATGAACTTGCTGAAACCGGAGAGGAATTGAATATTCCTTACGTGGTAGGAGAAACTGTAAAAGTAATCGACGGACCATTTAACGGCTTCAATGGAACCATTGAAGAAATCAATGAAGAGAAAAAGAAGCTGCAGGTAATGGTGAAGATTTTTGGACGTAAAACTCCTTTGGAGCTTAGCTTTATGCAAGTGGAAAAGGAATAG
- the rplJ gene encoding 50S ribosomal protein L10, giving the protein MKSSEKQVIINNLQEQIDSYSHFYLTDISGLNAENTSDLRRQCFKQEVKLVVVKNTLLRKALESSAKNAEEIYDALKGNTTVMFSENANVPAKLIKDFSKKHKKPVLKAAYVEESIYMGADQLEALIAVKSKNELIADVVALLQSPMKTVLGQLQSGGTIIHGVLDTLKEKE; this is encoded by the coding sequence ATGAAGAGTTCAGAAAAACAAGTTATTATTAATAATTTACAAGAACAAATTGATTCTTACAGCCATTTTTATCTGACCGACATTAGTGGTTTAAATGCTGAGAATACCAGCGATTTAAGGAGACAATGTTTTAAACAAGAAGTAAAACTGGTTGTTGTTAAGAATACACTACTACGTAAAGCTTTGGAAAGTTCAGCTAAGAACGCCGAAGAAATTTACGATGCACTTAAGGGCAATACAACAGTAATGTTTTCTGAAAATGCAAACGTGCCAGCCAAATTGATCAAAGACTTTAGTAAAAAGCATAAAAAGCCGGTGTTAAAGGCTGCTTATGTTGAAGAATCAATTTACATGGGAGCAGATCAATTGGAAGCACTTATTGCAGTTAAATCTAAAAACGAGCTTATTGCTGATGTTGTTGCTCTGTTACAATCACCAATGAAAACTGTTCTTGGACAGTTGCAGTCGGGTGGTACTATTATACACGGTGTTCTTGATACACTGAAAGAGAAAGAATAA
- the rpsU gene encoding 30S ribosomal protein S21 yields the protein MIIIPVKEGENIERALKRFKRKFEKTGVIKELRDRQKYTKPSVKRREELKKAIYVQGLQRQED from the coding sequence ATGATAATTATTCCGGTAAAAGAAGGCGAAAATATTGAAAGAGCTTTAAAAAGGTTCAAAAGAAAGTTTGAAAAAACGGGTGTAATCAAAGAGTTACGCGATCGTCAGAAGTATACAAAACCTTCAGTAAAGAGAAGGGAAGAGTTGAAAAAGGCTATCTACGTGCAAGGGTTACAGCGTCAGGAAGACTAA
- the hpf gene encoding ribosome hibernation-promoting factor, HPF/YfiA family yields the protein MEVKINSVHLSPDKKLVDFINKKVSKLDTFFDGIISAEVTLKVLKPEVSNNKISELKLSIPSNGYLFAKKQADSFEEATDLVVDAIRKQLTKYKEKLKNK from the coding sequence ATGGAAGTAAAAATTAATTCAGTGCATCTTTCACCAGATAAAAAGTTGGTGGATTTTATTAATAAAAAGGTGAGCAAGTTGGATACTTTTTTTGATGGAATCATTAGTGCTGAGGTTACACTCAAAGTGTTAAAACCTGAAGTTTCTAATAATAAAATTTCTGAGTTAAAACTTTCGATCCCTTCCAACGGATATTTATTTGCGAAAAAACAGGCAGATAGCTTTGAAGAAGCTACCGATTTAGTAGTGGATGCTATACGTAAACAGTTGACAAAATATAAGGAAAAACTCAAAAACAAATAA
- the rplK gene encoding 50S ribosomal protein L11, giving the protein MAKEIAGLIKLQIKGGAANPSPPVGPALGAKGVNIMQFCKQFNGRTQDQAGKVLPVIITVYADKSFDFIIKQPPVAVQLLEAAKLKKGSAEPHVSKVGSVSWEQVKQIAEGKMVDLNCFTVESAMRMVAGTARSMGITVKGASPFNN; this is encoded by the coding sequence ATGGCGAAAGAAATTGCTGGATTAATTAAATTACAGATTAAAGGTGGTGCGGCTAACCCTTCACCACCGGTGGGGCCAGCATTGGGTGCCAAAGGGGTAAACATAATGCAGTTCTGCAAACAGTTTAACGGTAGAACACAGGATCAGGCAGGTAAAGTGCTTCCTGTTATCATAACTGTTTATGCAGACAAGTCGTTCGACTTCATTATTAAACAACCTCCGGTGGCAGTTCAATTGCTCGAAGCAGCAAAGCTTAAAAAAGGATCGGCAGAACCACACGTAAGTAAAGTGGGATCTGTTTCCTGGGAGCAGGTAAAACAAATTGCCGAAGGCAAAATGGTTGATCTGAATTGCTTTACTGTGGAATCAGCTATGAGAATGGTTGCTGGTACTGCCAGAAGTATGGGAATCACTGTAAAAGGTGCTTCACCATTCAATAACTAA
- the rplA gene encoding 50S ribosomal protein L1: MGRITKNKKASQEKLEKGKAYTIEEASELVKEITFTKFDASVDIDVRLGVDPRKANQMVRGVVSLPHGTGKEVRVLALVTPDKEDEAKEAGADFVGLDEYVDKIKGGWTDVDVIITMPPVMGKVGQLGRILGPRGLMPNPKSGTVTMEIGKAISEVKQGKIDFKVDKFGIVHTTIGKVSFTADKIKDNAVEFMNTIMKLKPVAAKGTYVKSIYLSSTMSPGIQIEPKSIAE; encoded by the coding sequence ATGGGCAGAATTACGAAAAATAAAAAAGCTTCTCAGGAGAAACTCGAAAAAGGAAAAGCTTACACAATTGAAGAAGCGTCGGAATTGGTAAAGGAAATTACCTTTACAAAATTTGATGCCTCTGTTGATATTGATGTAAGACTCGGAGTTGATCCAAGGAAAGCTAACCAGATGGTTAGAGGCGTAGTTTCTTTACCCCATGGAACTGGAAAAGAAGTTCGCGTTCTGGCTTTGGTAACTCCTGATAAAGAGGACGAAGCTAAAGAAGCCGGAGCTGATTTCGTAGGATTAGATGAATACGTAGATAAGATTAAAGGCGGTTGGACTGATGTTGATGTTATCATTACCATGCCTCCTGTTATGGGAAAAGTCGGACAGTTAGGACGTATTTTAGGCCCCCGTGGCTTAATGCCTAACCCAAAGAGCGGAACCGTAACAATGGAAATTGGTAAAGCAATCAGCGAAGTAAAACAAGGTAAAATTGATTTCAAGGTCGATAAATTTGGTATTGTTCATACAACTATTGGTAAAGTTTCATTTACTGCAGATAAAATTAAGGACAATGCCGTTGAATTTATGAATACCATCATGAAATTGAAACCGGTTGCCGCAAAAGGTACTTATGTAAAAAGTATTTATCTCTCCAGTACCATGAGCCCTGGTATTCAAATAGAACCCAAGTCGATTGCAGAATAA
- a CDS encoding tyrosine-type recombinase/integrase has protein sequence MNYQESFINYLKYEKRYSPHTVTAYKNDLDQFVLFCTGMVGEFDVNRVDSKLVRSWIVSLMENNTAPRSVSRKVTSVKIFFKYLMKEQVVVANPAVNLPLPKIRKKLPNFLEEKNLHHLLDDGFFTDDFRGVRDKLIITLLYGTGIRLAELLHLKDSDFDTRGYLIKVLGKRQKERIIPYPRSINNLFFQYAEIRNRTIGFSPERLLVTERGKPVYEKLIYRVVKSNLEKVTSLEKKSPHVLRHTYATHLLNKGADLNAVKELLGHANLAATQVYTHTTFEKLHDIYKQAHPRG, from the coding sequence ATGAACTATCAGGAATCGTTTATTAACTATTTGAAGTATGAGAAGAGATATTCTCCTCATACTGTTACTGCATATAAAAATGACCTCGATCAGTTTGTGTTGTTTTGCACAGGAATGGTCGGGGAATTTGATGTTAATAGGGTCGATTCGAAACTGGTGCGTAGTTGGATTGTTTCGTTAATGGAAAACAATACAGCCCCTCGTTCTGTAAGCAGGAAAGTTACTTCTGTGAAAATTTTCTTTAAGTATTTAATGAAGGAACAGGTAGTGGTTGCAAATCCGGCTGTTAATTTGCCACTTCCCAAGATTAGGAAAAAATTACCCAATTTTTTGGAGGAAAAAAACCTGCATCATCTTTTGGATGACGGATTTTTTACTGACGATTTCAGAGGCGTAAGGGATAAGCTGATAATAACTTTGTTATATGGCACAGGAATTAGGTTAGCTGAACTTCTTCATCTTAAAGATTCTGACTTTGACACCAGGGGATATTTAATTAAAGTTTTGGGAAAAAGGCAGAAAGAGAGAATAATACCTTACCCACGGAGCATAAACAACCTTTTTTTCCAGTACGCAGAAATTAGAAATAGAACAATTGGATTCTCGCCGGAACGTTTATTGGTAACAGAGAGGGGGAAGCCGGTTTACGAAAAATTGATTTACAGGGTGGTTAAAAGTAACCTCGAGAAAGTTACTTCGTTAGAGAAAAAAAGTCCGCATGTATTGCGACATACATATGCTACTCATTTGTTAAATAAAGGCGCGGATTTGAACGCTGTAAAAGAATTGTTAGGACATGCGAATTTGGCAGCTACACAGGTTTACACGCATACAACCTTCGAAAAGCTGCACGATATTTATAAACAAGCCCATCCAAGGGGTTAA
- the rpoB gene encoding DNA-directed RNA polymerase subunit beta yields MSVYTKNERINFSSTQTRFDYPHFLEVQVKSFKDFFQLRTTPDNRKSEGLFRVFEENFPITDTRNNFVLEFLDYQVDPPRYTIAECVERGLTFSVPLKAKLKLYCTDPEHEDFDTVVQDVYLGTVPYMTDRGTFIINGAERVIVSLLHRSPGVFFGQSLHANGTKLYSARIIPFKGSWIEFATDINSVMFAYIDRKKKLPVTTLLRAIGYESDKDVLEIFDLADEVKVSKTGLKKVVGRRLAARVLKSWIEDFVDEDTGEVVSIERNEVIIDRETIIEDDHIEEILESGVKTILLHKDDQNQQDFAIIYNTLQKDPCNSEKEAVLHIYRQLRNAEPPDEATARDVIDKLFFSDKRYDLGEVGRYRINKKLGLNVDSENRVLTKEDIIEIIKHLIQLVNSKTDVDDIDHLSNRRVRTVGEQMYNQFGVGLARMARTIRERMNVRDNEVFTPIDLINSKTLSSVINSFFGTNALSQFMDQTNPLAEMTNKRRMSALGPGGLSRERAGFEVRDVHYTHYGRLCPIETPEGPNIGLISSLCVFAKINDLGFISTPYRKVEESRVDLSDDGVVYLTAEEEESQIIAQANAPIDENGYFINQKVKSRLDGDYPVVDREDVKLMDVGPNQIASVAASLISFLEHDDANRALMGSNMMRQAVPLLRPEAPIVGTGLEGRAAADSMILVKAEFDGVIEYVDANQIIVRYDVTDDDRFVSFDPEVVTYTLDKYTKTNQGTTVDLKPIVEKGQRIRQGEILTEGYATEKGELALGRNLMVAFMPWQGYNYEDAIVISEKMVREDVFTSVHVDEYSLEVRDTKRGVEEFTSDIPNVSEEATRNLDENGLIRIGANVKPGDILIGKITPKGESDPSPEEKLLRAIFGDKAGDVKDASLKASPSLSGVVIDKKLFSRVTKDKKGKATKALLDQIDEKFERDIAALRVKLEDKLFTLTAGKTSQGVKDYYGTEIISKGVKFTLKQLQELDYLNINPSKWTTDKDKNDLIFRVINNFIMKYKEAEAVSRRERYNVTIGDELPAGIIQLAKIYIAKKRKLQIGDKMAGRHGNKGIVSRVVRQEDMPFLADGTPVDIVLNPLGVPSRMNLGQIYETVLGWAGKELGIKFATPIFDGASIEEITEYTDKAGVPKFGETRLIDGETGEPFDQPATVGVIYMMKLGHMVEDKMHARSIGPYSLITQQPLGGKAQFGGQRFGEMEVWALEAFGASHILQEILTVKSDDVMGRAKAYESIVKGEPMPQPGIPESLNVLLHELRGLGLSVRME; encoded by the coding sequence ATGTCAGTATATACAAAAAACGAGAGGATAAATTTCTCCTCAACACAAACGAGGTTTGATTATCCTCACTTCTTAGAAGTACAAGTTAAATCATTTAAGGATTTTTTTCAGTTAAGAACCACTCCTGATAACAGAAAGTCGGAAGGCCTGTTTCGTGTTTTCGAGGAAAATTTTCCCATCACTGATACACGGAATAATTTTGTGTTGGAATTTCTGGATTATCAGGTAGATCCGCCAAGGTACACAATTGCAGAGTGTGTTGAGCGCGGCTTAACTTTTAGTGTGCCTTTAAAGGCAAAATTGAAGTTGTATTGTACCGATCCGGAACACGAGGACTTTGATACTGTTGTTCAGGACGTATACCTCGGAACTGTGCCATACATGACCGACAGAGGTACCTTTATTATAAATGGTGCTGAAAGGGTTATCGTTTCGCTGTTACACAGGTCTCCCGGTGTGTTCTTTGGTCAAAGTTTACATGCCAACGGTACAAAACTTTATTCAGCACGTATTATACCTTTTAAAGGTTCGTGGATTGAGTTTGCAACCGACATTAACAGTGTTATGTTTGCTTACATCGACAGGAAGAAAAAACTTCCTGTTACCACATTATTGCGTGCCATCGGTTATGAAAGTGATAAGGATGTTCTTGAAATATTCGACTTAGCCGATGAAGTAAAGGTTTCGAAAACAGGACTGAAAAAAGTTGTTGGTAGAAGATTAGCTGCCCGTGTATTAAAGTCGTGGATTGAAGATTTTGTTGATGAAGATACAGGCGAAGTTGTTTCTATCGAGCGTAACGAAGTTATTATCGATCGTGAAACAATTATCGAAGATGATCACATCGAAGAAATCTTGGAATCTGGAGTCAAAACAATTCTGTTGCATAAAGATGATCAGAATCAACAGGATTTTGCTATCATTTACAACACACTCCAGAAAGACCCATGTAACTCGGAAAAAGAAGCAGTCCTTCATATCTATCGTCAGTTGCGTAATGCCGAACCACCGGATGAAGCAACTGCACGTGATGTTATCGACAAACTTTTCTTCTCAGATAAAAGATATGATCTCGGGGAAGTTGGACGTTACAGGATTAATAAAAAATTAGGACTAAACGTTGATTCCGAGAACAGAGTTCTGACTAAAGAAGATATCATTGAAATTATCAAGCATCTTATTCAGTTGGTAAACTCAAAAACAGACGTTGACGACATCGACCACTTAAGTAACCGTAGGGTTAGAACTGTGGGCGAACAAATGTATAACCAGTTTGGAGTTGGTTTGGCACGTATGGCTCGTACCATTCGTGAAAGAATGAATGTCAGGGATAATGAGGTTTTCACACCTATCGATTTGATTAATTCAAAAACCTTATCATCCGTTATTAATTCATTTTTTGGAACCAACGCGTTGTCGCAGTTTATGGATCAAACCAATCCACTTGCTGAGATGACGAACAAACGCCGTATGTCGGCACTTGGGCCTGGTGGTTTGTCCCGCGAAAGAGCAGGCTTCGAGGTTCGTGACGTACACTACACTCACTACGGGCGACTTTGTCCGATTGAAACACCGGAAGGACCAAATATCGGTTTGATTTCTTCGTTGTGTGTATTTGCCAAAATTAATGATCTTGGTTTTATCTCTACTCCATACCGTAAGGTAGAAGAAAGCAGAGTTGACCTAAGCGACGATGGCGTGGTTTATCTGACTGCTGAGGAAGAAGAATCACAGATTATTGCACAGGCAAATGCTCCTATTGATGAAAACGGGTATTTTATTAATCAGAAAGTTAAATCAAGACTTGATGGCGACTATCCTGTCGTAGATAGAGAAGATGTAAAATTGATGGACGTTGGTCCAAACCAGATCGCGTCTGTAGCAGCTTCTCTGATTTCGTTTCTTGAACATGACGATGCCAACCGTGCTTTGATGGGATCGAACATGATGCGTCAGGCAGTACCTTTATTACGTCCGGAAGCACCTATTGTAGGTACCGGACTTGAAGGAAGAGCTGCAGCCGATTCTATGATTTTGGTTAAAGCTGAATTTGACGGTGTTATTGAATACGTAGATGCCAATCAGATCATTGTCCGTTACGACGTTACTGATGACGATCGTTTTGTAAGTTTTGATCCGGAAGTAGTTACATATACCTTGGATAAATATACAAAAACAAACCAGGGAACTACGGTTGACCTGAAACCAATTGTAGAAAAAGGACAACGTATCAGGCAGGGCGAAATCCTTACAGAGGGTTACGCAACAGAAAAAGGCGAACTTGCATTGGGGAGAAACCTTATGGTGGCGTTTATGCCATGGCAGGGGTACAACTACGAAGATGCAATTGTGATTTCAGAAAAGATGGTTCGTGAAGATGTATTTACATCTGTGCATGTTGATGAATACAGTCTTGAAGTTCGCGACACCAAACGAGGCGTTGAAGAATTTACATCGGATATTCCGAATGTTAGTGAAGAAGCAACACGGAATTTGGATGAAAATGGTTTGATTCGGATTGGGGCCAATGTAAAACCCGGAGATATTCTGATAGGTAAAATTACGCCAAAAGGAGAGTCTGATCCGTCTCCGGAAGAAAAGCTATTACGAGCAATTTTTGGTGATAAAGCGGGAGATGTAAAAGACGCATCGCTAAAAGCTTCTCCTTCATTGTCGGGTGTTGTAATCGATAAGAAACTGTTCTCTCGGGTTACCAAAGATAAAAAAGGGAAAGCTACCAAAGCGTTGTTGGATCAGATTGATGAGAAGTTTGAGCGCGATATTGCCGCTCTACGTGTAAAACTGGAAGATAAGCTTTTTACTCTTACAGCAGGTAAAACTTCTCAGGGAGTTAAAGACTATTATGGAACTGAAATTATTTCCAAAGGAGTAAAATTCACGCTGAAACAGTTACAGGAGCTCGATTATTTGAATATTAATCCATCAAAATGGACAACAGATAAAGATAAAAATGATCTGATCTTCAGGGTGATCAACAACTTCATAATGAAGTATAAGGAAGCTGAAGCCGTTTCGCGCCGTGAAAGATACAATGTCACAATTGGAGACGAATTGCCTGCCGGGATTATTCAGTTGGCAAAAATATATATTGCAAAAAAACGTAAACTTCAGATCGGTGATAAAATGGCTGGTCGACACGGAAACAAAGGTATTGTATCCCGTGTAGTTCGACAAGAAGATATGCCGTTCCTTGCCGACGGGACACCTGTTGATATTGTATTGAATCCGCTGGGTGTGCCTTCAAGGATGAACCTTGGACAGATTTATGAGACTGTTTTAGGCTGGGCCGGAAAAGAATTGGGAATTAAGTTTGCTACGCCAATTTTTGATGGTGCATCAATAGAAGAGATTACAGAATACACTGATAAAGCAGGTGTGCCAAAATTTGGTGAAACCAGGCTCATCGATGGTGAAACAGGTGAACCATTTGACCAGCCGGCTACAGTTGGTGTTATTTACATGATGAAACTGGGGCACATGGTGGAAGACAAAATGCATGCGCGTTCTATCGGACCCTACTCACTTATTACTCAGCAGCCATTGGGTGGTAAAGCACAGTTTGGAGGTCAGCGTTTTGGTGAGATGGAAGTTTGGGCGCTTGAAGCATTTGGCGCTTCTCATATTCTGCAGGAAATCCTTACCGTTAAGTCAGATGATGTGATGGGTAGGGCTAAAGCATACGAATCGATCGTTAAAGGTGAACCAATGCCACAACCGGGTATTCCTGAGTCACTGAACGTATTGTTGCACGAACTAAGAGGTTTGGGCCTCAGCGTAAGGATGGAGTAG
- the tuf gene encoding elongation factor Tu: MAKEHFNRDKEHVNIGTIGHVDHGKTTLTAAITMVLAKKGLSEIKSFDSIDNAPEEKERGITINTAHVEYQTATRHYAHVDCPGHADYVKNMVTGAAQMDGAIIVVAATDGPMPQTREHILLARQVNVPKLVVFMNKVDMVDDEELLELVEMEIRELLDFYEFDGDNTPVIQGSALGAMNGEAEWEDKIMELMDAVDTWIPLPPRDIDKPFLMPVEDVFSITGRGTVATGRIETGVIHTGDELQLIGLGAEGRKTVCTGVEMFRKILDDGQAGDNVGLLLRGVDKKEIKRGQILAKPGSITPHTRFKAEVYVLKKEEGGRHTPFHNKYRPQFYLRTLDVTGEIHLEEGREMVMPGDNVSIEVELIYPVALNVGLRFAIREGGRTVGAGQVTEIIE, encoded by the coding sequence ATGGCTAAAGAACATTTTAATAGGGACAAAGAACATGTCAATATTGGTACAATCGGCCACGTTGACCATGGAAAAACTACCCTGACCGCCGCCATTACAATGGTTTTGGCAAAGAAAGGTCTTTCTGAAATTAAATCATTCGATTCAATCGATAATGCTCCTGAGGAAAAGGAAAGGGGTATTACTATTAACACTGCTCACGTTGAGTATCAAACAGCAACTCGTCACTATGCACACGTTGACTGTCCGGGACACGCCGACTATGTAAAGAACATGGTAACTGGTGCCGCTCAGATGGACGGTGCTATCATTGTTGTAGCTGCTACTGATGGTCCTATGCCTCAGACTCGTGAGCACATCCTTTTGGCTCGTCAGGTAAACGTTCCTAAATTGGTCGTATTCATGAACAAAGTGGATATGGTTGATGATGAAGAACTTTTGGAACTGGTTGAAATGGAAATTCGTGAATTGTTGGATTTTTATGAATTCGACGGTGATAATACTCCGGTTATTCAAGGTTCTGCATTGGGTGCAATGAACGGTGAGGCAGAATGGGAAGATAAAATTATGGAATTAATGGATGCAGTTGATACCTGGATTCCGCTTCCTCCACGTGATATTGACAAACCATTCCTGATGCCAGTTGAAGATGTATTTTCTATTACTGGTCGTGGTACTGTTGCTACTGGTCGTATTGAAACCGGTGTTATTCATACAGGTGATGAATTGCAGTTGATTGGTTTGGGTGCTGAAGGTCGTAAAACTGTATGTACGGGAGTTGAAATGTTCCGTAAAATTTTAGATGATGGTCAGGCTGGTGACAACGTTGGTTTGTTGCTTCGCGGTGTTGACAAAAAGGAAATTAAACGTGGACAGATATTGGCAAAACCTGGTTCAATCACACCTCATACTAGATTTAAAGCTGAGGTTTATGTATTGAAAAAAGAAGAAGGTGGACGCCACACTCCGTTCCACAATAAATATCGTCCTCAATTCTATTTGCGTACACTTGATGTAACCGGAGAAATTCACTTGGAAGAAGGTCGTGAAATGGTTATGCCTGGTGATAACGTATCAATTGAGGTTGAATTGATTTACCCGGTAGCTCTTAACGTAGGTTTACGTTTCGCTATCCGCGAAGGTGGACGTACAGTTGGTGCTGGTCAGGTAACTGAAATTATTGAATAA
- the rplL gene encoding 50S ribosomal protein L7/L12 — MADLKQLAEELVNLTVKEVNELAGILKDEYGIEPAAAAVAVAGPAAGGGEGEAAAEQTEFDVILKAAGQSKLAVVKLVKELTGLGLKEAKAVVDEAPKAIKEKISKDEAEALKSQLEEAGAEVEVK; from the coding sequence ATGGCAGATTTAAAACAGCTTGCAGAAGAGTTAGTAAACTTGACTGTTAAAGAGGTTAACGAATTAGCTGGAATTCTCAAAGATGAGTATGGTATCGAACCAGCGGCTGCAGCAGTTGCAGTAGCAGGTCCGGCAGCTGGTGGCGGCGAAGGTGAAGCTGCTGCAGAACAAACTGAATTTGATGTTATTTTAAAAGCAGCCGGACAGTCTAAACTGGCTGTAGTTAAGCTCGTTAAAGAACTTACTGGATTAGGTTTGAAAGAAGCTAAAGCAGTAGTAGATGAAGCTCCAAAAGCTATCAAAGAAAAGATCTCTAAAGACGAAGCAGAAGCTTTGAAAAGTCAATTAGAAGAAGCTGGAGCAGAAGTTGAAGTTAAATAA
- the secE gene encoding preprotein translocase subunit SecE gives MKLKVYLQEAYDELVHKVTWPTWKELQSSALVVMVASLIISLVIFVMDLSFRNIMDFIYGLFY, from the coding sequence ATGAAACTAAAAGTATATTTACAAGAGGCCTACGATGAATTGGTACATAAAGTAACATGGCCTACTTGGAAAGAGCTACAAAGTAGCGCATTGGTTGTAATGGTTGCTTCCTTAATTATATCACTCGTAATTTTCGTTATGGATCTGTCATTCAGAAACATAATGGATTTTATTTATGGATTATTTTATTAA
- a CDS encoding ComEA family DNA-binding protein translates to MSKFSNKWLKPYFDFSKKDRSGIIVLCILIFTGIIVNVIVDHFPKQNNTDIADFEKALEEWENGQTDTEETLSLFQFNPNTISEKLLDSLLLPVYVKRNFVNYRNAGGKIRRVSDFRKIYGMNDSIYSVIKDYIIVPKTEQVAKKYVPNKKSKQETENSNLVEENEATSSSHSYPVLVVELNSTDSTELVKLSGIGPVFASRIVKYRNLLGGFYRKEQLLEVYNFPEETYEALTNNISVDSSAINQIRLNFADFSDLLRHPYLNKKQVQTIINYRTTNGALESVEDLFTMNLVDSVTFIKVSPYLSCR, encoded by the coding sequence ATGAGTAAATTCTCAAACAAATGGCTTAAACCTTATTTTGATTTCTCCAAAAAAGATCGAAGCGGAATAATTGTGTTATGCATACTGATTTTTACAGGTATCATTGTGAATGTAATTGTTGACCATTTCCCAAAGCAAAACAATACTGATATTGCGGATTTTGAGAAGGCGCTGGAAGAATGGGAAAACGGTCAAACAGATACAGAAGAAACATTATCGCTTTTTCAATTTAATCCAAATACGATTTCTGAAAAATTACTTGACTCACTTTTATTGCCGGTATACGTAAAAAGGAATTTTGTTAACTACAGAAATGCAGGAGGAAAAATTAGACGGGTTTCTGATTTTAGAAAAATTTATGGAATGAACGACAGCATCTATTCTGTTATTAAAGATTATATTATTGTTCCAAAAACAGAACAGGTAGCAAAAAAGTATGTCCCAAATAAAAAGAGTAAACAAGAAACCGAAAATTCGAATTTGGTTGAAGAAAACGAAGCGACAAGTTCTTCACATTCATATCCTGTATTAGTTGTTGAACTAAACAGTACCGATTCAACCGAATTAGTCAAATTGAGTGGAATTGGACCGGTGTTTGCCTCTCGTATAGTGAAGTACCGCAATTTATTGGGTGGTTTTTACAGAAAAGAGCAGTTGCTTGAGGTTTACAATTTTCCTGAAGAAACCTATGAAGCTTTGACTAACAATATTTCCGTGGACAGTTCCGCAATTAATCAAATTCGGTTAAACTTCGCCGATTTTTCTGATTTGTTGAGGCACCCATACTTGAACAAAAAGCAGGTTCAAACTATTATTAATTACAGAACAACGAATGGGGCGCTTGAATCAGTTGAGGATTTGTTTACGATGAATCTTGTTGATTCTGTAACATTTATAAAGGTAAGTCCCTATTTAAGCTGTCGTTAA